Proteins found in one Limanda limanda chromosome 18, fLimLim1.1, whole genome shotgun sequence genomic segment:
- the gtf3c2 gene encoding general transcription factor 3C polypeptide 2: protein MESTDPGPGQEKPSEQNQELTPSSRGRQRKKNSKYTDFETDDKSTETKSPRKRSGGRSTPSKTTPPKSEDAENATQPAADKEKEATDKAAQESDGKASEETPKKAVRAKRTPSKQSPAKQTPAKKTPAKKTPAKKTPAKKTPAKKTPAKDSLQKESPAKDPSAKESPAKDSSAKESPPKKTPAKKTPAKKTPAKKTPAKKTPAKKTPAKKTSASKTPVADGGLAAGEDGAEQAVEQENGTPKPKRKYVKKQPPQLVAEAPAEEAQGEDAVPPEEALGPGGRRRRGAATAALKYLQILAKEVFGNPNDDSQPGANSKVNKEAKGPKGNKAAKGKKRKRRASNSSDDDDDDFLPGAEEDEVEEMEEEEDEESDSDFRNAGGRPGGFPINRNNQIYSNAKTNNGLTMRIMGSVWSNFETTKKFREEHYSSWVFPEWVPSTSNWHLVSQSDVEKYLPQELRSAAFKVSRAGLAEEEASFQSLNRFEAVPAHTERWDMLLNAGGPVWAMEWCPTPDGAPATQYLAVACHRGMDDQHYVNKTYTGPGLIQLWDMGNMEYNSSPDSQPALAYGLAQDKGFIWNLKWCPAGGWELPSCGRKAPFLPRLGLLAAASSSGVVTIYSLPHPAALQSNKKLPDPGNANQQLPIYQADAVLTLKLGSLKAPRQQHSGQVLSMAWLPEKPHNIIAIGFYDGVVGLWDLSTKSSLLQMRESDGSLTLLPFRCLLAHDHAVRALAFCPASRNLLVTAGEDRYMKTWDLKRLDHPVTVQKRYLTNEIHWPLNAPGYLLAQDAAYVAKGYHGVHFFDHYMQAVYAVPRTGSLWSISYTDWLNSVVTADSLGELILAILPPITHSSPYVKRTIERRFPVYITTLVPHATTEEATPETGGAAEEEEGGGEVGEQDPGSEAGDESVSENGREGRRGRNNTSLPLRFQTYKEAAKKYCLHHSDSNMLSFVGYQKQATWKHMRDTELKTEMNMDELPLAALHKVRFNPNMSCHTWVASGGQTGLIRLNCLRSMISPKISNMILENQAQFNALYSPTGPTAPGQPEEEEEEL from the exons ATGGAGTCCACTGACCCTGGACCAG GGCAAGAGAAGCCATCAGAGCAGAATCAGGAATTAACCCCCAGCTCAAGAGGACGGCAACGGAAGAAAAATTCCAAATATACTGATTTTGAAACTGATGATAAGTCGACTGAGACAAAATCACCTAGAAAGCGCTCGGGGGGGAGAAGTACACCTTCTAAAACCACTCCGCCAAAGAGTGAAGATGCTGAAAATGCGACACAACCTGCTgcagataaagaaaaagaagcaaCAGATAAAGCAGCTCAAGAGTCTGATGGAAAAGCCTCAGAGGAAACTCCGAAAAAGGCAGTGAGAGCCAAGAGGACCCCGTCAAAACAGAGTCCGGCAAAACAGACTCCCGCGAAAAAGACTCCAGCGAAAAAGACTCCAGCGAAAAAGACTCCCGCGAAAAAGACTCCAGCGAAAAAGACACCCGCAAAAGATTCTCTCCAAAAAGAGTCTCCCGCAAAAGACCCTTCTGCAAAAGAGTCTCCCGCAAAAGACTCTTCTGCAAAAGAGTCTCCCCCAAAAAAGACTCCCGCTAAAAAGACTCCTGCGAAAAAGACTCCTGCGAAAAAGACTCCTGCGAAAAAGACTCCCGCTAAAAAGACTCCCGCTAAAAAAACCTCAGCCAGTAAAACTCCCGTCGCTGATGGGGGCCTGGCAGCTGGAGAGGATGGAGCTGAACAAGCTGTGGAGCAGGAAAATGGGACGCCAAAGCCGAAGAGGAAGTACGTGAAAAAGCAGCCTCCTCAGCTGGTGGCAGAAGCACCAGCTGAGGAGGCTCAGGGAGAAGATGCAGTTCCACCTGAGGAGGCGCTCGGACCGGGCGGCCGCCGCAGGAGAGGTGCAGCTACAGC AGCCTTGAAGTACCTCCAGATTCTGGCAAAAGAGGTGTTTGGTAATCCCAATGATGATTCCCAGCCTGGTGCCAATAGTAAAGTCAACAAAGAGGCGAAAGGTCCCAAAGGAAACAAAG CGGCTAAAGGTAAGAAAAGGAAACGGCGTGCTTCTAACAGCAGcgacgacgatgatgatgactTTCTGCCTGGTGCTGAAGAAGACGAGGTTGAGGagatggaagaggaagaagatgaagagtcAGATTCGGACTTCAGGAACGCCGGAGGACGTCCAGGAGGTTTTCCTATCAACAGGAACAAT CAGATTTACTCCAATGCCAAAACCAACAACGGGCTCACCATGAGAATCATGGGGAGTGTTTGGAGCAACTTTGAGACGACCAAGAAATT ccGCGAGGAGCACTACAGCAGCTGGGTGTTCCCAGAGTGGGTTCCCTCCACCAGTAACTGGCACCTCGTATCTCAAAG TGATGTGGAGAAGTATCTTCCTCAGGAGCTTCGTTCAGCTGCTTTCAAAGTGTCCAGAGCCGGCCTCGCCGAGGAGGAGGCGTCTTTTCAAAGTCTCAACAG GTTTGAGGCGGTGCCTGCTCACACAGAACGCTGGGACATGCTGCTGAATGCGGGGGGGCCGGTCTGGGCCATGGAGTGGTGCCCGACCCCGGATGGAGCTCCGGCCACACAGTACCTCGCTGTGGCCTGCCATCGAGGCATGGACGACCAGCACTACGTCAACAAGACCTACACGGGACCTGGACTCATTCAGCTGTGGGACATGGGCAACATGGAGTACAACAGCAG CCCGGACTCTCAGCCGGCTCTCGCTTACGGCTTAGCTCAGGACAAAGGCTTCATCTGGAATCTGAAGTGGTGTCCTGCTGGAGGCTGGGAGCTCCCCAGCTGTGGCAGAAAG GCTCCGTTCCTGCCCAGGCTCGGTCTTCTAGCTGCTGCCTCCTCGTCCGGCGTGGTCACCATCTACAGCCTCCCCCACCCGGCCGCGCTGCAGTCCAACAAGAAGCTCCCGGACCCTG GAAATGCAAACCAGCAGCTGCCGATCTACCAG GCGGACGCCGTGTTGACGCTGAAGCTCGGCTCCCTCAAAGCCCCTCGGCAGCAGCACAGTGGACAGGTCCTGTCTATGGCCTGGCTGCCTGAGAAACCACACAATATAATAGCTATTGGATTCTACGACG GTGTCGTCGGCCTTTGGGATCTGTCCACGAAGTCGTCTTTGCTGCAGATGCGAGAGTCGGACGGCTCGCTGACGCTGCTTCCCTTCCGATGCTTACTGGCTCACGATCACGCCGTCCGGGCGCTGGCCTTCTGTCCCGCCTCCAG GAACCTGTTGGTGACCGCAGGAGAAGATCGCTACATGAAGACGTGGGACCTGAAGAGGCTGGACCACCCAGTCACTGTTCAGAAACGCTACCTGACCAATGAAATCCACTGGCCACTGAATGCGCCGGGCTACCTGTTAGCCCAGGATGCCGCCTACGTAGC gAAGGGTTACCACGGAGTCCACTTCTTTGACCACTACATGCAAGCTGTCTACGCAGTTCCTCGGACCGGCAGCCTGTGG TCCATATCTTACACTGATTGGTTGAACAGCGTGGTGACAGCAGACAGCCTCGGCGAGTTGATCCTCGCCATTTTGCCTCCGATAACCCACAGCTCTCCGTACGTCAAACGCACGATCGAGAGACGATTT CCCGTATACATAACGACTCTGGTGCCTCACGCTACAACTGAGGAAGCAACTCCCGAGACGggaggagcagcggaggaggaggagggaggaggagaggtgggagAACAAGATCCTGGCTCCGAAGCAGGGGATGAGAGCGTTAGTGAAAACGGAAGAGAAGGACGAAGAGGTCGAAACAACACAAGTCTGCCTCTGCGGTTCCAGACGTACAAAGAGGCTGCGAAGAAATACTGCCTTCACCACTCCGACAGCAACATG CTCAGCTTTGTAGGATACCAGAAGCAGGCGACCTGGAAACACATGAGAGACACAGAACTGAAGACGGAGATGAACATGGACGAGCTGCCGCTGGCCGCACTGCACAAg gtgcGTTTCAACCCCAACATGAGCTGCCACACCTGGGTGGCGTCGGGGGGGCAGACCGGGCTGATCCGCCTGAACTGCCTCCGGAGCATGATCAGCCCCAAGATCAGCAACATGATCCTGGAGAACCAGGCCCAGTTCAACGCACTGTACTCGCCCACCGGCCCGACGGCGCCCGGCCagcccgaggaggaggaggaggagctatag
- the slc30a2 gene encoding zinc transporter 2: protein MLAKKKLYIASAVCLVFMIGEVIGGYLAHSLAIMTDAAHLLTDFGSMMVSLFSLWISSRPPSKTMSFGWHRSEILGAFISVVSIWIVTGALVYLAIERIVRNDYEINGHVMLITSGCAVIVNIVMAYILHHSTTFHAHGSGYHHIDEDGPSPVSLGGHGHSHALLGGHSNTSVRAAFIHVVGDLLQSVGVMVAAIIIYFRPEYKVADPICTFLFSVFVLCTTITILRDVFRILMEGSPKGIEFNSVKEVLLSVEAVKSMHCLHLWALTLGQALVSVHLAVEEGSDPQSVLHEATELLQTKFGFRSITIQVELYSEDMSHCSSCQDPSD from the exons ATGCTGGCCAAGAAGAAACTCTACATCGCCTCGGCTGTCTGCCTCGTCTTCATGATCGGAGAAGTCATAG GAGGCTACCTGGCCCACAGCCTGGCCATCATGACGGACGCCGCCCACCTGCTGACGGACTTCGGCAGCATGATGGTCAGCCTGTTCTCGCTGTGGATCTCCTCCAGACCGCCCAGCAAGACCATGAGCTTCGGTTGGCACAGATCAG aGATCCTCGGGGCGTTCATCTCAGTCGTGTCCATCTGGATCGTTACCGGGGCTCTGGTCTATTTAGCCATCGAGAGGATCGTACGCAACGACTACGAGATTAACGGCCATGTAATGTTAATCACCTCCGGCTGTGCTGTCATCGTCAATATTGT gatGGCCTACATCCTCCACCACTCCACCACCTTCCACGCCCACGGCAGCGGCTACCACCACATCGACGAGGACGGTCCGAGTCCCGTCTCCCTCGGGGGCCACGGCCACAGCCACGCCCTCCTCGGGGGCCACAGCAACACCAGCGTCCGCGCCGCCTTCATCCACGTGGTCGGGGACCTGCTGCAGAGCGTCGGCGTCATGGTGGCGGCGATCATCATCTACTTTCGG CCGGAGTACAAAGTGGCAGATCCCATCTGCACCTTCCTgttctctgtctttgtcctgtgCACCACGATCACCATCCTCAGGGACGTCTTCAGGATCCTCATGGAAG GGTCTCCTAAAGGAATAGAGTTCAACTCGGTGAAGGAGGTGCTGCTGTCGGTGGAGGCTGTGAAGTCCATGCACTGTCTGCACCTGTGGGCTCTGACTCTGGGCCAGGCCCTGGTCTCCGTCCACCTGGCAGTAG AGGAGGGAAGTGATCCCCAGTCTGTTCTTCACGAGGCCACCGAGCTGCTCCAGACCAAGTTTGGCTTCCGCAGCATCACCATCCAGGTGGAGCTCTACTCTGAGGACATGAGCCACTGCTCCAGCTGCCAGGACCCCAGTGACTGA